In the Aulosira sp. FACHB-615 genome, one interval contains:
- a CDS encoding efflux RND transporter periplasmic adaptor subunit, with amino-acid sequence MQNSKLGRPISRQLIFRPPFLIATIVSLTVIGSSIFTVLKFREVANQKAQSSSVLLPEIKTVTALGRIEPKGKLIKLSASTSTEVSRVEQLLINEGDKVKAGQIIAILDNRDRLEAAYKEAQEQVKVAQANLNRTKTGAKRGEIAAQTAKIARLQAERQGDIAAQVATVSRLQAEVANAVIENNRYQILFKEGAISVSQRDSKSLSLETAQKSLQEAQAQLKRIQAASEQQLQEAAATLDQITEVPQVDVEAAQAEVNRAIAAMNRAKVNLQQAYVRSLQDGQVIEIHAQPGELIGNDGIADIGQTSQMYVVAEVYESDIGKVSPGQKVQIVGDFLPIELQGTVERKGLQVRRQNLVNTDPLSNIDNRIVEVHIRLDKTSTQKAATLSNMQVKVVIQI; translated from the coding sequence GTGCAGAACTCAAAGCTAGGCAGACCGATATCTCGTCAGTTAATTTTCCGTCCACCTTTTTTGATAGCGACTATTGTATCTTTAACTGTAATTGGCAGCAGTATTTTTACTGTGTTGAAATTTCGGGAAGTTGCTAATCAAAAAGCGCAAAGTTCATCTGTGCTGTTACCAGAAATCAAAACAGTCACAGCTTTAGGGCGAATTGAACCAAAAGGAAAACTGATAAAACTCTCCGCCTCGACATCAACAGAAGTTAGTCGAGTCGAACAATTATTAATTAATGAAGGGGATAAGGTAAAAGCAGGGCAAATAATTGCCATTTTAGATAATCGCGATCGCTTAGAAGCCGCATATAAAGAAGCACAAGAACAAGTAAAAGTTGCCCAAGCAAACCTAAATCGTACCAAAACAGGCGCAAAACGCGGAGAAATTGCCGCCCAAACTGCGAAAATTGCCCGCCTCCAAGCCGAACGTCAAGGTGATATTGCTGCTCAAGTCGCCACTGTTTCCCGCTTACAAGCCGAAGTCGCCAACGCTGTTATTGAAAACAATCGTTATCAAATTCTGTTTAAAGAAGGTGCAATTTCCGTTTCCCAACGGGATAGCAAAAGTTTAAGTTTAGAAACAGCCCAAAAAAGCCTCCAGGAAGCCCAAGCTCAGTTAAAACGCATTCAAGCAGCGAGTGAACAGCAACTTCAAGAAGCCGCAGCTACATTAGACCAAATTACCGAAGTGCCGCAAGTCGATGTAGAAGCCGCCCAAGCCGAAGTCAACCGCGCCATCGCAGCGATGAATCGGGCTAAGGTAAATTTACAACAAGCTTACGTGCGATCGCTCCAAGATGGTCAAGTGATTGAAATTCACGCCCAGCCAGGGGAATTAATTGGTAATGATGGCATTGCGGATATTGGACAAACTAGCCAAATGTATGTCGTCGCCGAAGTTTACGAAAGCGATATCGGTAAAGTCAGCCCAGGACAAAAAGTCCAAATCGTTGGTGATTTTCTACCCATTGAATTGCAAGGAACCGTAGAACGCAAAGGCTTACAAGTGCGGCGACAAAATCTCGTGAATACTGATCCTCTGAGTAACATTGATAACCGAATCGTAGAAGTACATATCCGACTCGATAAAACATCTACTCAAAAAGCAGCCACCCTCAGCAATATGCAGGTGAAAGTGGTGATTCAAATTTGA
- the devC gene encoding ABC transporter permease DevC — MMGIIKHIQRRTPLGWLQLSHEKSRLLVALSGIAFADVLMFMQLGFERALYDSNTRLHRSLKADIVLLSPQARNLQSMSSFSRRRLYQAMDVPGVESAEPMYFSNSIWKNPQTRRETGVLVIGFNPNKPVFDLPDVNQQLQTIALPDNVLFDRGARGDYQKAIAQIDQGKILTTEMERRTIRISGLFQVGASFGADGSLMTSDQNFLRIFPRRQSSSISLGLIKVKPGYEPKQVAMALKSHLRDDVKVLTHAEFIEFENNFWRTNSPIGFIFSLGVSMGFVVGVIIVYQVLSADVNAHIREYATFKAIGYRNYYLLGVIFEEALILALLGFLPGVVVSLGLYQLTRAATNLPMYMTLMRGLQVIILTFIMCAISGAIATRKLQSADPADMF, encoded by the coding sequence ATGATGGGAATAATCAAACACATTCAGCGACGCACACCTTTGGGATGGCTGCAACTGAGTCATGAAAAAAGTCGGCTGTTAGTAGCATTATCAGGTATTGCCTTTGCGGATGTGCTGATGTTTATGCAGCTTGGCTTTGAGAGGGCATTGTATGACAGTAATACAAGACTGCATCGCAGTTTAAAAGCCGATATTGTATTACTGAGTCCTCAAGCCCGTAACTTGCAAAGTATGTCTTCGTTTTCGCGGCGACGCTTGTATCAAGCGATGGATGTACCAGGAGTTGAGTCAGCCGAACCAATGTATTTCAGTAACAGTATTTGGAAGAATCCCCAAACGCGCCGTGAGACGGGGGTGTTAGTCATTGGGTTTAATCCTAATAAGCCGGTGTTTGATTTACCCGATGTCAACCAACAATTACAAACCATCGCCTTACCTGATAACGTACTATTTGACCGTGGTGCAAGAGGTGATTATCAAAAAGCGATCGCCCAAATTGATCAAGGTAAAATTCTCACTACAGAAATGGAACGACGCACAATTAGAATTAGTGGATTGTTCCAAGTTGGTGCGTCTTTTGGGGCAGATGGTAGCTTGATGACTAGCGACCAAAACTTTTTGCGGATATTTCCTCGCCGCCAGTCCAGTAGTATTAGTTTGGGTTTAATTAAAGTCAAACCTGGCTATGAACCAAAACAAGTAGCAATGGCTTTGAAATCACACTTGAGAGATGATGTCAAAGTGTTAACTCATGCCGAATTTATTGAGTTTGAAAATAACTTTTGGCGAACCAACTCACCCATTGGGTTTATTTTTAGTCTGGGTGTATCAATGGGGTTTGTAGTGGGGGTAATTATTGTTTACCAAGTTCTTTCTGCTGATGTGAATGCTCATATCAGAGAATATGCCACATTTAAAGCCATTGGCTACCGCAATTACTATTTACTTGGTGTCATTTTTGAAGAGGCATTAATTTTAGCATTACTTGGTTTTCTTCCGGGAGTTGTCGTGTCTTTAGGACTTTATCAACTAACTCGCGCTGCTACAAATCTGCCAATGTATATGACTTTAATGCGGGGATTACAAGTAATAATTCTCACTTTTATTATGTGTGCAATTTCAGGGGCGATCGCTACTCGTAAACTCCAATCTGCCGACCCTGCGGATATGTTTTAA